The genomic segment AAACAGCAACACAATGAAGACGAAAAGCACCGCGGCGCCGAGCACCATCAGCAAGCCGCGAAACGATTCCTGCTGCGTTTGATACGTGCCGCCGTAGTGGATGGAAACGCCGGTGGGCAGCGCCAGCTTGCTTTTCAATGTGCGTTGAATTTCGGCGACGGTGCTGCCGAGGTCGCGGCCGGAGGTGCGCGCCGTCACTGAAACCAGTTGCTTCAAATTTTCGCGATGAATTTGCGCCTCGCCCTTGGTTGTCGTGATGGTCGCGATACTTTGCAGCGGCACGAGAAAACCGTTGGGCGATTGCAACTGCACTTTCTTGATCGTCACCAAATCGTTGCGCAACCGGTCATTGAAGCGCGTGCGAATGCCGATGAGCTTTTCGCCGCGCTGGATGCTGGTCTCGGCCCGGCCTTTCATGAGATTTTCCAGTTGGCTTTGCACGTCGCTCACCGTGAGGCCGGCGCGCGCAGCTTGGGCTTGATCGACTTTGATGAGAATGCTCGAGCCGGAGATGGTGATGCCGTCGTACACGTCTTCGACGCCACGAATGGGCGTGATCAACTCCGCGACTTGCCGCGCCTTTTCCTCGAGCAGCGCTTTGTTGTCGCCGAAAATTTGGATTTCGATGGGCGAGGGCCAGCCGATCAGATCGCCGATGACATCCTGCATTTGCTGGCCAAATTCCAATTCCATCGACGGCTGTGCTTGCTCGATGCGCCGGCGGATTTCATCGATGACCGCGAAGATGGAGCGCTCGCGCTCGTGCTTCAGCTTCACCAGAATATCGCCGGCGTTCGATTCGGTGATGAAAAATCCCAACTCGGTTCCGGTGCGTCTGCCGAAGTTTTCCACTTCCGGCGTGGTGCGCAGAATTTCTTCCACCTGTTTCAGCATGCGGTCGGTTTCTTCAAACGAGGTGCCGGGCGGCGTCAGATAATCCAAAATAAAAGTGCCTTCATCCATGTCGGGCATGAAGCCGGTGCCGGTTTGTTGATACAACATCCAGCCGCCGAGCATGAGAATCAGAATGAGCGGCAGCACGAGCCATTTGTGGCGGAGCAGGCCGCGCAGGGCGCGCTCGTAAACGTGCAACAGGCGATGGCGGCTTTTTTGTTCGCGCGCAATGGCGTTGGCGATGTCGTTTTCCGTGAGCACGGCGCCGGCCACAAGCGGCGCGAAGATGACGGAGAAAATAAATGAGAGGCTGAGCGCGAACACCATCGTAATCGACAGCGCCGCGAAGAACGCGCCGGTGACGCCGCTGAGAAACGCGAACGGAATGTGAATCACCAGCGTGGCAAGGCTCGAGCCCACGATGGCGGGCAACATTTCCTGAATCGAGCTGTGCGCCGTGGCAATGAAATTTTTTTCGCCCTTGTGAAAATGATGGAAGATGCTTTCGACCACGACGATGACGTCGTCGATGATCAAACCGACCGCCGCGGCAATGCCGCCGAGTGTCATCACGTTGATGGTTTCGCCGATGGCGAACAAGCAGCCGATGGTGGCGGCAATTGTCGCCGGCACCACGATGGCCGCGACGAGGGTGATGCGCCAGTTCTTCATGAAATACAACAGCACCAGCATCGCCAGCGCCACGCCGATGAGAATGGCGTCGCGCGCGCCCGCAATCGAATCGGAAACAAACTCGCCCTGATCGAAATAGGGTTTGATCTGCACGTCCGGCGGAATTTGGCCCTGCATCTCGGCCAGCAGCGCCTTCGTCGCCGCGCCGATTTGGACGATGTTGCCGTCGGGCTGGCGCATGATGTCCAGTAACACCGCATCTTTACCATCCGCAGAAATGCGGATGTACGCATCCTCTTCGCCGGCGGAAACCTGCGCGACGTCTTTGATGCGCACCGGCGCACCGTTGCGCATGGCGATCACTACGTTGCCGATCTCGTCGAGGCTCGTGAATAGATTGTCGGTGAGGCTGAGATAGAGATGATAATTGTCGCTCACCAAGCCTGTGGAGGCCACGAGGTTGGCGTTGTTGACGGCGTCGTTAACCTCGCGAATGTCGAGGTTGTAAGAAGCAAGCGCCATCGGATCGACGATGACGTGAAACTCGCGCGTCTTGCCGCCGGTGATGCGGATTTGCCCGACGCCTTGAATGCGCAACAACGCAGGCCTGAGCGTGTACAATGCGAGATCGCGCAGCTCGACTTGGCTGCGTTTATCCGAGGTCAAGCTGAAACCCATGACCGGAAAAACGGAAATATCCATGCGCTCGACGTGGATCGTGGCGGTCGCCGGCATTTCATTGCGCACCGCGGCGATGCGTCCCTGCAACAATTGCAGCGCGTGGAAAATGTCCGTGCCCCACGTGA from the candidate division KSB1 bacterium genome contains:
- a CDS encoding efflux RND transporter permease subunit, yielding MHIIPFAHKHQRAIIFTISVFALAGVYAAFNLPITLFPSITFPRIMILADNGEQPIERMMIEVTKPLEEAARGVPGVTTVRSATNRGSSEVSINFTWGTDIFHALQLLQGRIAAVRNEMPATATIHVERMDISVFPVMGFSLTSDKRSQVELRDLALYTLRPALLRIQGVGQIRITGGKTREFHVIVDPMALASYNLDIREVNDAVNNANLVASTGLVSDNYHLYLSLTDNLFTSLDEIGNVVIAMRNGAPVRIKDVAQVSAGEEDAYIRISADGKDAVLLDIMRQPDGNIVQIGAATKALLAEMQGQIPPDVQIKPYFDQGEFVSDSIAGARDAILIGVALAMLVLLYFMKNWRITLVAAIVVPATIAATIGCLFAIGETINVMTLGGIAAAVGLIIDDVIVVVESIFHHFHKGEKNFIATAHSSIQEMLPAIVGSSLATLVIHIPFAFLSGVTGAFFAALSITMVFALSLSFIFSVIFAPLVAGAVLTENDIANAIAREQKSRHRLLHVYERALRGLLRHKWLVLPLILILMLGGWMLYQQTGTGFMPDMDEGTFILDYLTPPGTSFEETDRMLKQVEEILRTTPEVENFGRRTGTELGFFITESNAGDILVKLKHERERSIFAVIDEIRRRIEQAQPSMELEFGQQMQDVIGDLIGWPSPIEIQIFGDNKALLEEKARQVAELITPIRGVEDVYDGITISGSSILIKVDQAQAARAGLTVSDVQSQLENLMKGRAETSIQRGEKLIGIRTRFNDRLRNDLVTIKKVQLQSPNGFLVPLQSIATITTTKGEAQIHRENLKQLVSVTARTSGRDLGSTVAEIQRTLKSKLALPTGVSIHYGGTYQTQQESFRGLLMVLGAAVLFVFIVLLFEFESFRVPIAVFLINLPSLFGVVFALWLTNVTFNVSSFVGTILVVGIVAENAIFLLHYVVKYQREGMALDEALVQASLIRVRPILMTTFAAVFALLPLALNLGAGTQMQQPLAIAVIGGFSVSTLLLLFALPMVFGLMHRKKYPV